One Aegilops tauschii subsp. strangulata cultivar AL8/78 chromosome 7, Aet v6.0, whole genome shotgun sequence genomic window carries:
- the LOC109778993 gene encoding nudix hydrolase 15, mitochondrial — protein sequence MEKVSDTSIEALIRRLRLHQAPPSPYSGDPSTAATPAAANLFQPRRAAVLVCLFHDAAGELRVLLTKRASSLSTHSGEVALPGGKAEEGDADDAATALREAKEEIGLDPTLVTVVSSLEHFLSKHLLVVVPVVGILSDIQAFKPVLDVDEVDDIFDVPLEMFLKDERRRSEEREWMGQAFTLHHFDYEKGDKTYVIWGLTAGILIHAASVVYQRPPDFAERRVQFNLPKCSKEPSPMP from the exons ATGGAGAAGGTGTCAGACACGAGCATCGAGGCTCTCATCCGACGGCTTAGGCTCCACCAGGCGCCTCCCTCCCCTTACTCCGGCGATCCCTCAACAGCGGCGACCCCCGCCGCAGCCAACCTGTTTCAGCCGCGGAGAGCCGCCGTGCTGGTCTGCCTCTTCCACGACGCTGCCGGCGAGCTCCGTGTCCTCCTCACCAAGCGCGCTTCCTCACTCTCCACCCACTCCG GGGAGGTTGCATTGCCCGGAGGAAAGGCAGAGGAGGGTGATGCTGATGATGCAGCAACGGCATTAAGGGAGGCAAAGGAGGAGATTGGGCTTGATCCAACCTTGGTCACTGTCGTCTCCTCGCTTGAGCACTTCTTGTCCAAG CATCTTCTGGTAGTTGTTCCTGTTGTTGGCATACTCTCAGATATACAGGCTTTCAAACCTGTCCTTGATGTTGATGAGGTGGACGACATTTTTGATGTACCCCTAGAGATGTTCCTCAAG GATGAGCGCAGGAGATCCGAGGAGCGAGAATGGATGGGGCAGGCGTTCACACTTCACCACTTTGATTATGAGAAAGGCGACAAGACGTATGTAATCTGGGGTCTGACTGCCGGCATCTTGATTCATGCGGCTTCAGTTGTATACCAGCGGCCACCAGACTTTGCGGAGCGAAGAGTACAATTCAACCTGCCGAAGTGCTCAAAGGAGCCTTCTCCAATGCCATGA